GGGAGGTCCGCCGGAGCGTGATCCGGTACAGCTAACGCGCCGTCGCCCCGAGCGGCACAAGCCAATCAGGCAGGCTCAGGGCAAAGCGTGCGACTTCCCACCCCGTCATCCCGAGCGGAACGAGCTTGCGAGTGAAGTCGAGGGATCTTCCTCGGTCAACTGAACACCGGACTGGAGGAGGATCCCTCCACTCCGCTCGTTCCTCGCTGCGGTCGGAATGACGGGGTGATGTTCGTTCGTCGCTGTGGTCTGGATGACGGTCAGCGGGTGAGATCCTTCGCTACGCTCAGGATGACAATTGCAAGTCGCGTGCTTTCACCACAACCCACGACCCACGACCCACGACCTACGACCTACGACCTACGACCCACGGCAGGGTGACGATGACGCCGGCCCACACGCTGCATGCCAGCCTGGACGATCTCCTCTCGATCCAGGCGTTGCGCCAGATCGAGGGCCGCGACGTGCGGGCGGTGCATCGGCGGCCGTTCGTGTCGCCGTACGGCGGGGTCTCGGGCAACCGGTTCCTGGCCGTCGAGAGCGTGGGCGTGGACGGCGCGCGGCACGCCTACGTCGTGAAGCGGACGGCGACCGCCTGGGACATCATCATGCGGGCCACCGGCGACACGGCCTGTCGGGAGCGGCTGATCTGGCAATCGGGCCTGCTGGACAACCTGCCGCCGGCTGTCGGGCACACCGTGGCGGCTGCCGCGACCGATGGCGACGGCTGGGCGCTGCTCCTGCGCGACATCACCGAGCAGATGCACCCGTGCCAGCGCTGGCCCAGTCCTGGCTGGGAGCGGCTCGCCGACGCCGAGTTGACGGCCTTCCTGGACGGGCTGGCCGCGCTCCACGCGACCTTCTGGCTGGACGAACGTCTGCGCCGTCCAGAACTCGGGCTGTGCGCGCTGCCCTGGCTGTACGGCTCGTTCTCGCCGGCCACGGTGGCGCGGGAGAGTGGCAGCCCGCACGGGTTAGTCGTGATCCTCCGTCAGGGTTGGGGTCAGCTTGAAGCTGAGGCCACGCCGGAGCTGACGCGGCTGGTGCGGACCCTTCAGGCCGATCCCCGCCCGCTCTGCGCCGCCCTGGAGCAGTATCCCTGGACGCTCGCGCACGGCGACCCGAACTGCAAGAACTTCGGGCTGGAGATGGGCGCACAGCCCAGGCTGCTCCTGCTGGACTGGCAGTTGGTCAACCGTGCGCCGCCGGCCATCGATCTGGTGTTCTTCCTCTCGCTGTTCTCGGACGTGCTGCCCGTATCCTACGAGACGGTCATCGAGCGCTACCGTGGACTGCTGGCCGCCCGCCTCGGAGACCGCTTCGCCGAGGCCTGGTGGCAGCCGCAGCTCGACCTCGCGTTCCTGGGGCACTTCCTGCGGTTCGGCGCGCTGCTGCTCGCGCGGATGACCTCGCACTCAGACGCGGCTGTCCGCGCGCACTACCGTATGCTGCTGGACTGGTGGACGCCCCGGGCGCTGGCCGGGGCGTCCTGGCTGTAAGCACCCTCCTGGGAGCGCGGCCCCTGGGAGCGCGCCTACCTGGCAGCGCACCCCCCTGGCAGCGCACCCAGAACGACGAGATCCCAGGAGGACGACGGGTCAGCCGCCGACCTTCCCGCCGCCCAGGCTGGTCACCACCACCAGCGCCGGCCGCGCGAACGGCCCGCTCGGCCACCGGCTGGTCGGCGCGCTCAGCTTGCCGCCCTCGCCGGGATGCTGCACCGAGGCGAACAGCGCCGTGTCGTCGGGGTTGAACGCGAGGCGCGCAACCTCGGAGCCGGACACCGAGCTGAACAACTGCTTGAGGTGACCGCGCTCGCCGCCCTCGACGGGCACGGCGTGGATGGCGTCGTTCACCTTCAGGGTGGACGGCTGGCCGTCCGTGGCGATCCACAGGTTGCCCCGCGAGTCGAAGGCGAGGTTGTCCGGGCTGCCAATCGGGCTGACCTGCTCCCTGGCGAAGCCGGCAAAGTAGGTGCTCTCATCGTCCGGCTTGCCGCACAGCATGAACACCTCCCAGGTGAAGGTCAGCGCTGCGTGGTGGTTGCCGTCCTCGGTCCACTCGATGATGTGGCCGAAGGCGTTGTTGGCGCGGGGGTTCGCCTTGTCGGGGGCGGCGCGGCCGTCCGTCCCGCGCTGGGTGTTATTGGTCAACGCCAT
This genomic interval from Chloroflexota bacterium contains the following:
- a CDS encoding phosphotransferase, yielding MTPAHTLHASLDDLLSIQALRQIEGRDVRAVHRRPFVSPYGGVSGNRFLAVESVGVDGARHAYVVKRTATAWDIIMRATGDTACRERLIWQSGLLDNLPPAVGHTVAAAATDGDGWALLLRDITEQMHPCQRWPSPGWERLADAELTAFLDGLAALHATFWLDERLRRPELGLCALPWLYGSFSPATVARESGSPHGLVVILRQGWGQLEAEATPELTRLVRTLQADPRPLCAALEQYPWTLAHGDPNCKNFGLEMGAQPRLLLLDWQLVNRAPPAIDLVFFLSLFSDVLPVSYETVIERYRGLLAARLGDRFAEAWWQPQLDLAFLGHFLRFGALLLARMTSHSDAAVRAHYRMLLDWWTPRALAGASWL